The genomic DNA AGGCGGCGGAGCACGGTGTGCGCACCGTCGACGTTCAGGTCAAGGGTCCGGGCGCCGGGCGCGAGGCGGCGCTTCGAGCGCTTCAGTCGGCCGGGTTGAAAATCAACATGATACGGGATGTTACGCCGATCCCGCACAACGGATGTCGGCCGCCGAAGCGGCGACGGGTTTGACGGCGAGGAGGCAGAATGGCTCGATATTGTGAATCACTTTGTAGATTGTGTCGTCGAGAGGGAGCGAAGCTCTTTCTCAAAGGCGATCGCTGTTACACCGATCGGTGCGCGATCGATCGCCGGGGATATCCTCCCGGACAGCACGGTCAGGGACGAACCAAATTTTCCGACTACGGACACCAGCTTCGCGAAAAACAG from Bdellovibrionota bacterium includes the following:
- the rpsK gene encoding 30S ribosomal protein S11 — translated: AAEHGVRTVDVQVKGPGAGREAALRALQSAGLKINMIRDVTPIPHNGCRPPKRRRV